The following coding sequences lie in one Spinacia oleracea cultivar Varoflay chromosome 1, BTI_SOV_V1, whole genome shotgun sequence genomic window:
- the LOC130465926 gene encoding uncharacterized protein: protein MDSDEVLKVMADSGQRDVKDVVGIHTVRKRAESLVFPHLLAAVSRNGDEAIGGIDFNPKWPYLTPLKIVSARRFRKEAYCFLYYLLDSYKMGFSFNLNKQKIILKCMENDLFYRYLVKFFEIFKPLKGWLDEVNYRLQVHETESGPFGLLVLGRKYMGFKERETMFEWMNFENEDLFYYLSYDEDNYLHFKNEMIDLNGLETMSELDLLLENPFYSTHNYPAHYDKQMEMAFAWRCSKIYYHDEDMVYFHPDSADEYDSSNSDASEEI, encoded by the coding sequence ATGGATAGTGACGAAGTGTTAAAGGTCATGGCTGATTCCGGCCAACGCGACGTAAAGGACGTCGTCGGGATCCACACGGTACGTAAAAGGGCTGAAAGCCTTGTCTTCCCCCACCTTCTAGCAGCTGTGTCCAGGAACGGGGATGAAGCTATAGGTGGAATAGACTTCAACCCTAAATGGCCGTACCTCACACCTCTCAAGATAGTTAGTGCAAGACGCTTCAGGAAAGAGGCGTACTGTTTTTTATATTACTTACTAGATTCGTATAAGATGGGTTTTAGTTTTAacttaaacaaacaaaaaatcaTCCTTAAATGCATGGAAAATGATCTTTTCTACCGCTACCTTGTCAAATTCTTTGAGATTTTCAAGCCCTTGAAAGGGTGGTTGGATGAGGTCAATTACAGGTTACAGGTACATGAGACAGAGTCGGGTCCATTCGGCCTACTAGTGCTTGGTCGGAAATACATGGGCTTTAAAGAAAGGGAGACCATGTTCGAGTGGATGAATTTCGAAAACGAGGATCTTTTTTACTACCTCTCTTACGATGAAGACAACTACCTCCATTTCAAGAACGAAATGATAGATCTGAATGGGTTGGAGACGATGAGTGAGTTGGATTTACTCCTTGAAAACCCTTTTTACTCTACGCATAACTACCCTGCTCATTACGATAAGCAGATGGAAATGGCCTTCGCTTGgagatgttctaagatatattaTCACGACGAGGACATGGTCTACTTTCACCCTGACTCAGCTGATGAGTACGATAGTTCTAACAGCGACGCAAGTGAAGAAATTTGA
- the LOC110791024 gene encoding uncharacterized protein yields the protein MAGQVRGTMVYPQQNYNNGVSVQQFQSSGRVSGVVATNLFPSGQTEIRMSVGGIRMTPEGGDVLLSQDRCGISMSQNISGGPIAQNLSGLHMSQNINGVQMSQNLSGVQLSQMSQMSQNAGSIRYFTINSSSRGGNYQEAGSHCMPANQNQHRHSFQVVNETSHGDHRSYQPTTKHLLQSNPGFLVNEGGCGTHSIHGASGNPVFTQDLLGCHDLTKN from the exons ATGGCTGGGCAAGTAAGGGGGACTATGGTATACCCTCAGCAGAACTACAACAATGGGGTATCTGTTCAAcagtttcag TCATCTGGAAGAGTAAGTGGAGTTGTTGCCACAAATTTGTTTCCCTCAGGACAGACAGAAATTCGCATGTCTGTGGGTGGGATTCGTATGACCCCGGAGGGTGGTGACGTACTTTTGTCCCAAGACCGTTGTGGTATATCAATGTCACAAAACATATCTGGTGGTCCAATTGCCCAAAACCTATCAGGTTTACACATGTCCCAGAACATTAATGGTGTGCAAATGTCGCAAAACTTGAGTGGAGTGCAACTATCTCAGATGTCGCAAATGTCCCAGAATGCTGGTTCCATTCGTTACTTCACCATTAACAGCAGCAGTAGAGGTGGAAATTATCAAGAGGCCGGGAGTCATTGTATGCCTGCAAATCAAAACCAGCACCGGCATAGTTTCCAGGTTGTGAACGAAACCTCCCATGGGGATCACCGTAGTTATCAACCAACTACTAAACACTTGTTGCAGTCCAATCCGGGTTTTTTAGTCAATGAGGGTGGGTGTGGAACGCATTCTATACATGGCGCCAGTGGTAATCCAGTATTCACTCAAGACCTGCTCGGTTGTCATGACCTTACGAAGAATTAG
- the LOC130465419 gene encoding protein FAR1-RELATED SEQUENCE 6-like produces MESRANDEKAADVNCCRFTRSLVGEFAVERKFQKLYTDAKFVEVQIQCMRVCYVTPITSKVVFHVEVEHTVSDKVWVWSKFLRKEISLVGRKRIYVVMFNKETSFAKCDCKHFECHGIMCRHIIKVLDVEDVENVPAGYIVDRWRKDIQRKHTLVKVAYHDPEKTEEVKRYDRIMHAVEPAALRGSLSEQKLDLVIEGIMNIVLRLDESDALLAVGDNEAGALTSGGNRMAIVCPTTPGSVNKPPNSVGDDTTTLTPL; encoded by the coding sequence ATGGAAAGTAGGGCCAATGATGAAAAAGCTGCTGATGTGAACTGCTGTCGTTTTACTCGGTCTTTGGTTGGAGAGTTTGCTGTGGAGAGGAAGTTCCAGAAACTATATACGGATGCGAAGTTCGTTGAAGTCCAGATCCAATGTATGCGGGTATGTTACGTAACACCTATTACTTCGAAAGTAGTTTTTCATgtggaggttgagcatacggtgTCTGACAAAGTATGGGTATGGTCCAAGTTCTTGAGAAAGGAAATATCTTTGGTAGGCCGGAAGCGTATATACGTCGTGATGTTCAACAAGGAGACCTCATTTGCAAAGTGTGACTGCAAACATTTCGAGTGCCACGGCATTATGTGTAGGCACATCATTAAGGTGTTGGACGTGGAGGATGTGGAAAATGTGCCTGCTGGATATATAGTTGACCGATGGAGGAAAGATATACAACGCAAGCACACTCTTGTGAAGGTTGCTTATCATGATCCTGAGAAAACAGAAGAAGTTAAGCGCTATGACCGGATTATGCATGCGGTGGAACCTGCTGCCCTCCGTGGATCACTTTCCGAGCAgaagttggatttggtcatagaAGGTATTATGAATATTGTGTTACGTCTTGATGAGAGTGATGCTCTTTTAGCAGTTGGTGATAACGAAGCTGGTGCACTGACTTCCGGGGGGAACAGGATGGCGATTGTTTGTCCTACAACACCAGGCTCCGTTAACAAACCTCCAAACAGCGTTGGGGATGATACTACCACACTTACCCCCCTGTAA
- the LOC110778154 gene encoding protein FAR-RED IMPAIRED RESPONSE 1-like, whose translation MRTSKEGEGVVGSKRRLQLNQVLELDGEEELLDDVGEYCSDDGFDEDDGVGDGVESEDGGVGDVEVGEERWEDDEDDVVDDYDEALDDGDELDEELCIENDDDLNEVNDDNYDEFGEMGVGRNTTCMEDEDIGGPGDGDGVSTINADMYTTPTKRNKGPVLPTPSVGMSFPNWEALNNYFRSYGEQQGFGVVCMGGNKSGVKDSETGKSNSLRTYVWRCECHGRPKYRRMVNGRVVTCVEEPILKRKTKKCSCPVMLYGARTKENLWVVKSVVTKHLNHIPTPTKSNHISMFRVRKITQTILKQIENDHDSGAPVAQIFNNLAGRRNGVENIGFTKKDVHNILNRRMRLRLRDGDAVAMINYLDNMTKDNRNFFHLHRLDKTGKLQDVMWVDASSRAAYEYFGDVVCFDSTYLTNKYELPFSNFVGVNHHGQTILLGCALVSHETAETFVWLFRAWLSCMGGKAPAAIMTDQDAAMRKAIRIAMPMPKTRHRWCMWHIMQKFSRKLGSMTDFPQIKVALQNVIYNSLTPVEFEEGWAEVVETFKLKEAKESDKWLVGIYHGLGCIISEKCGYLHM comes from the exons ATGAGAACTTCTAAGGAGGGTGAAGGAGTGGTTGGAAGCAAAAGGAGGTTGCAATTAAACCAG GTTCTTGAATTGGATGGGGAGGAAGAGTTGTTGGATGATGTAGGGGAATATTGTAGTGATGATGGGTTTGACGAAGATGATGGGGTAGGTGATGGTGTAGAGTCTGAAGATGGGGGAGTTGGGGACGTAGAAGTTGGTGAAGAACGTTGGGAAGATGACGAGGATGATGTTGTGGATGATTATGACGAAGCATTAGATGACGGAGATGAATTAGATGAAGAATTGTGTATTGAAAATGATGATGACCTGAATGAGGTTAATGATGATAATTATGATGAATTCGGAGAAATGGGAGTAGGGCGAAACACTACTTGTATGGAGGATGAAGACATTGGCGGCCCTGGTGATGGAGATGGGGTTTCAACCATTAACGCAGATATGTATACAACTCCTACGAAGCGGAACAAAGGTCCCGTTCTACCGACCCCTTCTGTTGGAATGTCTTTTCCTAATTGGGAAGCATTGAATAACTATTTTCGATCCTATGGGGAGCAACAAGGTTTTGGTGTAGTGTGTATGGGAGGGAATAAGAGCGGGGTAAAAGACAGTGAAACGGGCAAATCGAATTCCCTGAGGACCTATGTTTGGAGGTGTGAGTGTCATGGACGGCCAAAATACCGGAGGATGGTGAATGGAAGGGTAGTTACCTGCGTAGAGGAACCAATTCTTAAGAGGAAGACGAAGAAGTGTAGTTGCCCTGTTATGCTATATGGTGCTCGGACCAAAGAGAATTTATGGGTTGTGAAGAGTGTTGTTACAAAACATTTGAACCACATTCCCACTCCTACCAAGTCCAACCATATATCCATGTTCCGGGTCAGGAAAATAACTCAGACAATCCTGAAACAGATTGAAAATGATCACGATTCAGGTGCACCTGTGGCTCAGATTTTCAATAACTTAGCGGGAAGAAGGAATGGTGTAGAGAATATTGGTTTTACGAAGAAAGACGTGCATAATATTTTGAATAGGAGGATGCGATTGAGGCTACGAGATGGGGATGCTGTTGCAATGATAAATTATTTAGATAATATGACAAAGGATAATCGAAATTTTTTCCATCTCCACCGGCTTGATAAAACAGGGAAGTTGCAGGACGTAATGTGGGTTGATGCTAGTAGCAGAGCCGCGTATGAGTATTTTGGGGATGTCGTTTGTTTTGACTCCACGTACTTGACAAACAAGTATGAGTTGCCATTTTCGAACTTTGTTGGGGTGAATCACCATGGGCAAACAATTTTGCTTGGATGTGCATTAGTGTCTCATGAAACCGCGGAAACGTTCGTTTGGCTCTTTAGGGCATGGTTGTCTTGTATGGGGGGTAAAGCTCCCGCTGCTATTATGACCGACCAGGATGCGGCTATGAGGAAGGCAATTAGAATAGCAATGCCAATGCCTAAAACCAGACATCGTTGGTGTATGTGGCATATTATGCAGAAGTTCAGCCGAAAATTGGGTTCGATGACTGATTTTCCCCAAATAAAAGTTGCCCTACAGAATGTCATATACAACAGTTTGACCCCTGTTGAATTCGAAGAAGGTTGGGCTGAAGTGGTGGAAACTTTCAAGCTGAAGGAGGCTAAGGAAAGCGACAAGTGGCTAGTAGGTATTTATCATGGTTTG GGTTGTATAATCAGCGAGAAATGTGGATACCTGCATATGTGA